In Pseudomonas sp. MYb327, one DNA window encodes the following:
- the tkt gene encoding transketolase, translating into MPSRRERANAIRALSMDAVQKANSGHPGAPMGMADIAEVLWRDYLKHNPSNPSFADRDRFVLSNGHGSMLIYSLLHLTGYDLSIDDLKQFRQLHSRTPGHPELGYTPGVETTTGPLGQGLANAVGFALAEKVLAAQFNRPGHNIVDHHTYVFLGDGCMMEGISHEVGSLAGTLGLGKLIAFYDDNGISIDGEVEGWFTDDTPKRFEAYNWQVIRNVDGHDPEEIKTAIETARKSDQPTLICCKTTIGFGSPNKQGKEDCHGAPLGDAEIALTRAALKWNHGPFEIPADIYAEWDAKEAGLAVEADWDQRFAAYSAAFPTEANELIRRLSGELPADFAEKADAYIAEVAAKGETIASRKASQNALNAFGPLLPEFLGGSADLAGSNLTLWKGCKGVTAEDASGNYMYYGVREFGMTAIMNGVALHGGLVPYGATFLMFMEYARNAVRMSALMKQRVIHVYTHDSIGLGEDGPTHQPIEQLASLRCTPNLDTWRPADAVESAVCWKYALERKDGPSALIFSRQNLQHQTRDAGQIADISRGGYVLKDCAGEPELILIATGSEVGLAVQAFDKLSEQGRNVRVVSMPCTSVFDAQDAGYKQSVLPLQVSARIAIEASHADYWYKYVGLEGRVIGMTTYGESAPAPALFEEFGFTLENILGQAEELLED; encoded by the coding sequence ATGCCTAGCCGTCGTGAGCGTGCCAACGCCATTCGTGCCCTCAGCATGGATGCCGTGCAAAAAGCCAACAGCGGCCATCCCGGTGCCCCTATGGGTATGGCAGATATCGCCGAAGTGCTTTGGCGCGACTACCTCAAGCACAACCCGAGCAATCCATCGTTCGCCGACCGTGACCGCTTCGTGCTGTCCAACGGTCATGGCTCGATGTTGATCTACTCGCTGCTGCACCTGACCGGCTACGATCTGTCGATCGACGACCTCAAACAATTCCGCCAGTTGCACAGCCGCACTCCGGGTCACCCGGAGCTCGGCTACACCCCTGGCGTTGAAACCACCACTGGTCCACTGGGCCAGGGTCTGGCCAACGCCGTAGGTTTTGCCCTGGCTGAAAAAGTCCTGGCGGCACAGTTCAACCGTCCTGGCCACAACATCGTTGACCACCACACCTACGTGTTCCTGGGTGATGGCTGCATGATGGAAGGCATTTCCCACGAAGTCGGCTCCCTGGCCGGCACTTTGGGCCTGGGCAAACTGATCGCCTTCTACGATGACAACGGCATCTCCATCGATGGCGAGGTCGAAGGCTGGTTCACCGATGACACGCCGAAGCGTTTCGAAGCCTACAACTGGCAAGTGATCCGCAACGTCGACGGTCACGACCCGGAAGAAATCAAGACCGCGATCGAAACCGCTCGCAAAAGCGACCAGCCGACCCTGATCTGCTGCAAGACCACCATCGGCTTCGGTTCGCCGAACAAGCAGGGCAAAGAAGACTGCCACGGCGCTCCATTGGGTGACGCGGAAATCGCCCTGACCCGAGCTGCGCTGAAGTGGAACCACGGCCCGTTCGAAATCCCGGCCGACATCTACGCCGAGTGGGACGCCAAGGAAGCCGGCCTCGCCGTCGAAGCCGATTGGGATCAGCGTTTCGCTGCCTATTCCGCCGCTTTCCCGACCGAAGCCAACGAGCTGATCCGTCGCCTGAGCGGCGAGCTGCCGGCTGACTTCGCCGAGAAGGCCGATGCCTACATCGCCGAAGTGGCTGCCAAAGGCGAAACCATCGCCAGCCGTAAAGCCAGCCAGAACGCCCTGAACGCGTTCGGTCCGCTGCTGCCTGAGTTCCTCGGCGGTTCGGCTGACCTGGCAGGTTCCAACCTGACCCTGTGGAAAGGCTGCAAAGGCGTGACCGCCGAAGACGCCAGCGGCAACTACATGTACTACGGCGTGCGCGAGTTCGGCATGACCGCGATCATGAACGGCGTTGCCCTGCACGGCGGCCTGGTGCCTTACGGCGCGACTTTCCTGATGTTCATGGAATACGCCCGAAACGCCGTGCGCATGTCGGCCCTGATGAAGCAGCGCGTGATCCACGTCTACACCCACGACTCGATCGGTCTGGGCGAAGACGGTCCGACTCACCAGCCAATCGAGCAATTGGCCAGCCTGCGCTGCACGCCGAACCTCGACACCTGGCGTCCAGCCGATGCCGTTGAATCGGCGGTGTGCTGGAAGTATGCGCTGGAGCGTAAAGACGGTCCTTCGGCCCTGATCTTCTCGCGTCAGAACCTGCAGCACCAAACCCGTGATGCCGGCCAGATCGCCGACATCAGCCGTGGTGGTTATGTGCTGAAAGACTGCGCTGGTGAGCCAGAGCTGATCCTGATCGCCACTGGTTCGGAAGTCGGCCTGGCCGTTCAAGCCTTCGACAAACTGAGCGAGCAGGGTCGTAATGTGCGCGTGGTTTCCATGCCTTGCACCAGCGTGTTCGATGCCCAGGACGCCGGCTACAAGCAATCGGTTCTGCCGTTGCAGGTCAGTGCCCGTATTGCCATCGAGGCATCCCACGCGGACTACTGGTACAAGTACGTCGGCCTGGAAGGTCGCGTGATCGGCATGACCACCTACGGCGAGTCGGCGCCTGCGCCTGCCTTGTTCGAAGAGTTCGGCTTCACCCTGGAAAACATCCTGGGTCAGGCTGAAGAGCTGCTGGAAGACTAA
- a CDS encoding ISL3 family transposase — MRDINTFLPFWEGFSVVTIKPDGDALQIDLIPHATRFPSCGGCQKPCSTTHEYCERTVRDLPILGRAVRLSVLLRRVGCRDCGKRMEAVSWLDRYARMTRRLADAVIQTCERLPTLHVAQMFGLHWDTVRLLERRALQAALSTLPKAQPRRLVMDEFALFKGHRYASVVLDADTRRVLWIGEGRSRAAVRPFFEELGPEGCARIEAVAMDMNTAFDLEVRQHCPKARLVYDLFHVVAKYGREVIDRVRVDEANRLRHDKPARKVIKQARWLLLRNPENLKRPEQQVHLQDLLAANQSLMTVYLMKAELKTLWTPSAAWAWRSAWKQWLRHAHESEIPALIQFAKRLKGYWRGIVSRVRWPMHTGQLEGINNRIKVIKRMAYGYRDSEFFFMKIKSVFPGNP, encoded by the coding sequence ATGCGTGATATTAATACTTTCCTTCCTTTTTGGGAGGGCTTTTCTGTCGTCACCATCAAGCCCGATGGTGACGCCCTACAGATCGATCTGATTCCCCATGCCACCCGATTCCCTTCCTGCGGCGGCTGCCAAAAACCGTGTTCAACCACTCATGAGTATTGCGAGCGAACTGTTCGTGATCTTCCCATTCTCGGTCGCGCGGTACGCCTCAGCGTTTTGCTCAGGCGGGTTGGCTGCCGCGACTGTGGCAAGCGCATGGAGGCCGTCAGTTGGCTGGATCGCTATGCCCGCATGACGCGCCGCTTAGCCGATGCGGTCATTCAGACCTGCGAGCGCCTTCCCACCCTGCACGTGGCCCAGATGTTTGGGCTGCATTGGGACACCGTTCGGTTGCTGGAGCGTCGAGCCTTACAGGCGGCGTTGAGCACGCTGCCAAAGGCGCAACCACGACGCCTGGTGATGGATGAATTCGCGCTGTTCAAAGGGCATCGCTACGCCAGCGTGGTGTTGGATGCCGATACGCGACGAGTGCTATGGATCGGTGAAGGCCGCAGCCGGGCGGCGGTTCGGCCCTTTTTCGAGGAGCTGGGGCCAGAGGGGTGTGCTCGAATCGAAGCGGTGGCGATGGACATGAACACCGCTTTTGACCTGGAGGTTCGTCAGCACTGCCCGAAAGCGCGACTGGTCTACGACCTCTTTCATGTGGTGGCCAAATATGGCCGAGAGGTGATTGATCGGGTCCGCGTCGACGAGGCTAACCGACTGCGCCACGACAAGCCGGCTCGCAAGGTCATCAAGCAAGCGCGGTGGCTGTTGCTGCGCAATCCAGAGAACCTGAAAAGGCCGGAACAACAGGTTCACTTGCAGGATTTGTTGGCGGCCAACCAATCGCTGATGACGGTTTATTTGATGAAAGCTGAGCTCAAAACGCTCTGGACGCCGAGTGCTGCTTGGGCCTGGAGATCGGCCTGGAAGCAATGGCTGCGCCATGCTCATGAAAGCGAAATACCAGCTCTGATCCAGTTTGCCAAACGGCTAAAGGGCTACTGGCGGGGCATCGTGAGCCGAGTGCGCTGGCCGATGCACACCGGTCAGTTGGAAGGAATAAACAATCGAATAAAAGTCATTAAACGGATGGCGTACGGTTACCGGGATAGCGAGTTCTTTTTCATGAAGATCAAGAGCGTCTTTCCCGGTAATCCGTGA
- the epd gene encoding erythrose-4-phosphate dehydrogenase: protein MPQPRPYKVALNGYGRIGRCVLRALFERGEKAGFEIVAINDLADMASIEYLTRFDSTHGRFPGEVKIDGDCLHINGDCVKVLRSATPEGIDWASLGVDLVLECSGAYHTREDGQRFLDAGAPRVLFSQPMASEADVDATIVYGVNQDCLTGRELLVSNASCTTNCGVPLLRLLDQAIGLEYVSITTIHSAMNDQPVIDAYHHEDLRRTRSAFQSVIPVSTGLARGIERLLPELAGRIQAKAVRVPTVNVSCLDITMQTVSDTDATEVNRILREAATSGPLKGLLAYTELPHASCDFNHDPHSAIVDASQTRVSGPRLVNILAWFDNEWGFANRMLDVAEHYLQTATSKKP, encoded by the coding sequence ATGCCTCAACCGCGTCCCTACAAAGTTGCACTCAACGGCTACGGCCGGATTGGTCGTTGCGTCTTGCGTGCGTTGTTCGAGCGGGGCGAAAAGGCCGGGTTTGAAATTGTCGCGATCAACGATCTGGCCGACATGGCCAGCATCGAATACCTGACACGTTTTGACTCCACTCATGGGCGTTTTCCCGGTGAAGTGAAGATCGACGGCGATTGTCTGCATATTAATGGTGACTGCGTGAAGGTCCTGCGCAGTGCCACTCCCGAAGGCATCGATTGGGCGTCCCTGGGCGTCGATCTGGTGCTGGAGTGCTCCGGCGCTTATCACACCCGCGAAGACGGCCAGCGTTTCCTCGACGCCGGCGCCCCGCGCGTGCTGTTTTCCCAGCCGATGGCCAGCGAGGCGGATGTCGACGCCACCATCGTCTACGGCGTGAACCAGGATTGCCTGACCGGCCGTGAGTTGCTGGTGTCCAACGCCTCCTGCACCACCAACTGCGGCGTGCCGCTGTTGCGTCTACTGGATCAGGCCATAGGGCTTGAATACGTGTCGATCACCACCATTCACTCGGCGATGAACGATCAGCCGGTGATCGACGCCTATCACCACGAAGACCTGCGCCGTACCCGTTCGGCGTTCCAGTCGGTGATTCCGGTGTCCACTGGTCTGGCGCGAGGCATCGAACGCTTGCTGCCGGAACTTGCGGGGCGAATTCAGGCCAAAGCCGTACGCGTGCCGACGGTGAATGTGTCTTGCCTCGACATCACGATGCAGACAGTCAGTGATACCGACGCCACCGAGGTCAACCGGATCTTGCGCGAGGCAGCCACCAGCGGCCCGCTCAAAGGCCTTCTGGCCTACACCGAGCTCCCCCATGCAAGTTGTGATTTCAACCATGACCCACATTCGGCCATCGTCGATGCCAGTCAGACCCGCGTTTCCGGCCCACGGCTGGTGAACATCCTGGCCTGGTTCGACAACGAATGGGGTTTTGCCAACCGAATGCTGGATGTTGCAGAGCACTATCTGCAAACAGCAACTTCAAAAAAACCGTAG
- a CDS encoding polysaccharide lyase family 7 protein: MIDLASWNLSVPVGSPPYTVETSKLVNGFKDQYFHSDTGVLFFWSPVTGSRTENAIYPRTELRETYSNGTLKNWYYPDADNSLRATLAVNQVPSSGKIVIGQIHAYNSQKPLVKVEYQYKTKTSTGNIVAKVRMHPDDDEGRVITVATGVKLDQEFSYLIHLSPGGALGISAAGYQWDTNISATWRNKPLYFKAGVYVQDNTGYTSEGGKVTFSKLDIDHDK; the protein is encoded by the coding sequence ATGATTGACCTCGCATCCTGGAACCTAAGCGTTCCCGTCGGCAGCCCACCTTACACCGTTGAAACATCGAAACTGGTGAATGGCTTCAAGGATCAATACTTCCATTCCGACACCGGCGTTTTGTTCTTCTGGTCCCCGGTAACCGGTTCGCGTACTGAAAATGCCATCTATCCACGCACTGAACTGCGTGAAACCTACAGCAACGGCACGTTGAAAAACTGGTACTACCCTGATGCCGACAACTCCCTGCGTGCAACCCTGGCAGTCAACCAGGTGCCGAGCTCGGGCAAGATCGTCATTGGCCAGATCCATGCCTACAACAGCCAGAAACCCCTGGTGAAGGTCGAATATCAGTACAAGACCAAAACTTCCACCGGCAACATCGTCGCCAAAGTGCGCATGCATCCCGATGACGATGAAGGCCGGGTCATCACAGTCGCCACCGGGGTAAAGCTCGACCAGGAATTCTCCTACCTCATCCACCTAAGCCCAGGCGGCGCCCTGGGCATCAGCGCAGCGGGCTATCAGTGGGACACCAACATCAGCGCGACGTGGCGCAATAAACCGTTGTACTTCAAGGCCGGGGTCTACGTTCAGGACAATACCGGGTACACCAGTGAAGGCGGAAAAGTGACATTTAGCAAGCTGGATATTGATCACGATAAATGA
- the metK gene encoding methionine adenosyltransferase: protein MSEYSLFTSESVSEGHPDKIADQISDAVLDAIIAEDKFARVACETLVKTGVAIIAGEVTTTAWVDLEQIVRDVITDIGYTSSDVGFDGATCGVMNIIGKQSPDINQGVDRAKPEDQGAGDQGLMFGYASNETDVLMPAPITFSHQLVQRQADARKSGLLPWLRPDAKSQVTCRYENGKVVGIDAVVLSTQHNPEVSYNDLREGVMELIVKHVLPAELLTKDTQFHINPTGQFIIGGPVGDCGLTGRKIIVDSYGGMARHGGGAFSGKDPSKVDRSAAYAGRYVAKNIVAAGLAERCEIQVSYAIGVAQPTSISLNTFGTGKISDDKIVKLVREVFDLRPYAITTMLDLLHPMYQETAAYGHFGRTPASKTVGGDTFTTFTWEKTDRADDLRSAAGL from the coding sequence ATGAGCGAATACTCCCTTTTCACCTCCGAGTCCGTGTCTGAAGGGCATCCGGACAAAATCGCCGACCAGATTTCTGATGCGGTGCTGGACGCCATCATTGCTGAAGACAAGTTCGCCCGTGTGGCGTGCGAGACTCTGGTGAAAACGGGCGTAGCCATCATCGCCGGCGAAGTCACCACTACCGCCTGGGTTGACCTGGAGCAGATCGTTCGTGACGTGATCACCGACATCGGCTACACCAGCTCCGACGTCGGCTTCGACGGCGCGACCTGCGGCGTGATGAACATCATCGGCAAGCAATCCCCTGACATCAACCAGGGTGTTGACCGTGCCAAGCCTGAAGATCAGGGCGCCGGCGACCAGGGCCTGATGTTCGGCTACGCCAGCAACGAAACCGACGTGCTGATGCCTGCTCCGATCACCTTCTCGCACCAATTGGTGCAGCGCCAGGCTGACGCCCGCAAATCCGGCCTGCTGCCTTGGCTGCGTCCGGACGCCAAGTCGCAAGTGACCTGCCGCTACGAAAACGGCAAGGTTGTCGGTATCGACGCCGTTGTACTGTCGACCCAGCACAACCCTGAAGTGTCGTACAACGACCTGCGCGAAGGCGTGATGGAGCTGATCGTCAAGCACGTGCTGCCTGCCGAACTGCTGACTAAAGACACCCAGTTCCACATCAACCCGACCGGCCAGTTCATCATCGGCGGTCCGGTTGGCGACTGCGGCCTGACCGGCCGCAAGATCATCGTTGACAGCTACGGCGGCATGGCTCGTCACGGCGGTGGCGCATTCTCCGGTAAAGATCCATCGAAGGTTGACCGTTCGGCTGCTTACGCCGGCCGTTATGTTGCAAAGAACATCGTCGCTGCCGGCCTGGCCGAGCGTTGCGAGATTCAGGTTTCCTACGCGATCGGTGTTGCTCAACCGACTTCGATCTCGTTGAACACCTTCGGCACCGGCAAGATCAGCGACGACAAGATCGTCAAACTGGTACGCGAAGTGTTCGACCTGCGTCCATACGCAATCACCACCATGCTCGACCTGCTGCACCCGATGTATCAGGAAACCGCTGCGTACGGCCACTTCGGTCGCACTCCTGCGAGCAAGACCGTTGGTGGCGATACTTTCACCACCTTCACCTGGGAAAAAACCGACCGCGCCGACGACCTGCGTTCCGCTGCCGGCCTGTAA
- the fba gene encoding class II fructose-bisphosphate aldolase (catalyzes the reversible aldol condensation of dihydroxyacetonephosphate and glyceraldehyde 3-phosphate in the Calvin cycle, glycolysis, and/or gluconeogenesis), producing the protein MALISMRQMLDHAAEFGYGVPAFNVNNLEQMRAIMEAADKTDSPVIVQASAGARKYAGAPFLRHLILAAIEEFPHIPVCMHQDHGTSPDVCQRSIQLGFSSVMMDGSLGEDGKTPTDYDYNVRVTQQTVAMAHACGVSVEGELGCLGSLETGMAGEEDGIGAEGVLDHSQMLTDPEEAADFVKRTQVDALAIAIGTSHGAYKFTKPPTGDVLAIDRIKEIHKRIPNTHLVMHGSSSVPQEWLAIINQYGGDIKETYGVPVEEIVEGIKHGVRKVNIDTDLRLASTGAMRRLMATNPSEFDPRKFFGATVTAMRDVCIARYEAFGTAGNASKIKAISLEGMYQRYLKGELNAKVN; encoded by the coding sequence ATGGCACTTATCAGCATGCGCCAGATGTTGGACCACGCAGCCGAATTCGGCTACGGCGTTCCAGCCTTCAACGTCAACAACCTTGAGCAGATGCGCGCCATCATGGAAGCCGCTGACAAGACTGACTCCCCGGTGATCGTCCAGGCTTCGGCCGGTGCTCGCAAATACGCCGGCGCGCCGTTCCTGCGTCACTTGATCCTGGCGGCAATCGAGGAATTCCCGCACATCCCGGTGTGCATGCACCAGGACCACGGCACCAGCCCTGACGTTTGCCAGCGTTCCATTCAACTGGGCTTCAGCTCGGTAATGATGGACGGTTCCCTGGGCGAAGACGGCAAGACCCCGACCGACTACGACTACAACGTCCGTGTCACCCAACAAACCGTGGCCATGGCTCACGCCTGCGGCGTTTCGGTAGAAGGTGAGCTGGGCTGCCTGGGTTCGCTGGAAACCGGCATGGCCGGTGAAGAAGACGGCATCGGCGCCGAAGGCGTTCTGGATCACAGCCAGATGCTGACCGACCCGGAAGAAGCCGCTGACTTCGTCAAACGCACCCAGGTCGACGCCCTGGCCATCGCCATCGGTACCAGCCACGGCGCGTACAAGTTCACCAAGCCGCCTACCGGCGACGTACTGGCGATCGACCGCATCAAGGAAATCCACAAACGCATCCCGAACACTCACCTGGTGATGCACGGTTCGTCTTCGGTCCCTCAAGAGTGGCTGGCGATCATCAACCAGTACGGCGGCGACATCAAAGAAACCTACGGCGTACCGGTTGAAGAAATCGTCGAGGGCATCAAGCACGGCGTGCGCAAGGTCAACATCGACACCGACCTGCGTCTGGCGTCCACCGGCGCCATGCGTCGTTTGATGGCCACCAACCCGAGCGAATTCGACCCGCGTAAATTCTTCGGCGCCACCGTCACCGCCATGCGCGACGTGTGCATCGCTCGCTACGAAGCCTTCGGCACTGCCGGCAACGCTTCGAAGATCAAGGCGATCTCGCTGGAAGGCATGTATCAGCGTTATCTGAAAGGCGAGTTGAACGCCAAGGTCAACTAA
- a CDS encoding metalloregulator ArsR/SmtB family transcription factor — MNLRVPSIRHDDCDELAALCKAAGDPLRLNVLRALANDSFGVLELAQIFGIGQSGMSHHLKVLAQAELVATRREGNAIFYRRALPHTDLLGGKLHAALLDEVDDLTLPADVQSRIGQVHGQRAAASQDFFSRIAEKFRAQQDLIAGLPQYRESVVALLDKLSFGEGATAIEVGPGDGAFLPELARRFTQVTALDNSPAMLELARQLCDREALANVSLQLADALNGVNLTADCVVLNMVLHHFAAPAEALKHMADLLQPGGSLLVTELCSHNQSWAREACGDLWLGFEQDDLARWATAAGLVPGESLYVGLRNGFQIQVRHFQRPAGNTHQR, encoded by the coding sequence ATGAATTTACGTGTGCCTTCCATTCGACATGACGATTGCGATGAGCTGGCGGCCTTATGCAAGGCTGCTGGAGATCCCTTGCGGTTGAATGTATTGCGCGCATTGGCCAACGATTCGTTTGGCGTATTGGAGCTGGCGCAGATTTTTGGTATCGGCCAGTCAGGCATGAGTCATCACCTCAAGGTTCTGGCCCAGGCCGAACTGGTGGCGACTCGCCGCGAGGGCAATGCGATTTTCTACCGTCGCGCCCTGCCCCACACCGACTTGCTGGGCGGAAAGCTGCACGCTGCCTTGCTCGATGAGGTGGACGACTTGACCCTGCCTGCCGATGTGCAGTCGCGGATTGGTCAGGTCCATGGGCAACGCGCGGCGGCGAGCCAGGACTTTTTTTCACGTATAGCGGAAAAATTTCGCGCCCAGCAAGACTTGATCGCCGGCCTGCCGCAATACCGCGAAAGCGTGGTGGCACTGCTCGACAAATTGAGTTTCGGTGAAGGCGCCACCGCCATCGAAGTCGGCCCTGGTGACGGCGCATTTTTGCCGGAACTCGCGCGTCGCTTCACTCAGGTTACGGCGCTGGACAACAGCCCGGCGATGCTCGAACTGGCACGCCAGCTCTGCGATCGTGAAGCCCTGGCTAACGTTAGCCTGCAACTGGCCGATGCATTGAACGGCGTAAACCTGACAGCAGACTGCGTTGTACTGAACATGGTGTTGCACCATTTCGCCGCGCCGGCCGAAGCGCTCAAGCACATGGCCGACTTGCTGCAACCAGGCGGTAGCCTGTTAGTGACAGAGTTATGTAGCCACAACCAGAGTTGGGCCAGGGAGGCCTGCGGTGATCTTTGGTTGGGGTTTGAACAGGACGATCTGGCCCGTTGGGCCACCGCTGCGGGACTCGTTCCCGGGGAAAGCCTCTATGTGGGGTTACGTAATGGTTTCCAGATTCAGGTCCGCCATTTTCAGCGACCGGCTGGCAACACTCACCAACGGTAA
- a CDS encoding phosphoglycerate kinase produces MTVLKMSDLDLQGKRVLIREDLNVPVKDGVVTSDARILASLPTIKLALEKGAAVMVCSHLGRPTEGEFSSENSLKPVADYLSKALGREVPLVADYLGGVDVKAGDIVLFENVRFNKGEKKNADDLAKQYAALCDVFVMDAFGTAHRAEGSTHGVAKFAKVAAAGPLLAAELDALGKALGAPAQPMAAIVAGSKVSTKLDVLNSLSQICDQLIVGGGIANTFLAAAGHPVGKSLYEPDLLDTARAIAAKVSVPLPVDVVVAKEFAESAAATVKLIADVAADDMILDIGPQTAANFAELLKSSKTILWNGPVGVFEFDQFGNGTKVLAQAIAESPAFSIAGGGDTLAAIDKYGVAEQISYISTGGGAFLEFVEGKVLPAVEVLESRAKA; encoded by the coding sequence ATGACCGTGTTGAAGATGTCCGACCTCGATCTGCAAGGTAAGCGCGTATTGATCCGCGAAGACCTCAACGTCCCAGTCAAGGACGGTGTAGTCACCAGCGATGCGCGAATCCTGGCTTCGCTGCCGACCATCAAGCTGGCCCTGGAAAAAGGCGCGGCCGTAATGGTTTGCTCACACCTTGGCCGTCCGACCGAAGGCGAGTTCTCGTCCGAAAACAGCCTCAAGCCAGTCGCTGACTACCTGAGCAAGGCGCTGGGCCGTGAAGTGCCGCTGGTGGCTGATTACCTGGGCGGCGTCGACGTGAAAGCAGGCGACATCGTGCTCTTCGAAAACGTGCGCTTCAACAAAGGCGAGAAAAAGAACGCTGACGACCTGGCCAAGCAATACGCGGCACTGTGCGACGTATTCGTTATGGACGCCTTTGGCACCGCTCACCGTGCCGAGGGTTCGACCCACGGCGTGGCCAAGTTCGCCAAAGTCGCTGCTGCCGGCCCTCTGCTGGCTGCCGAACTGGACGCGCTGGGCAAAGCCCTGGGTGCTCCGGCCCAGCCAATGGCAGCCATCGTTGCCGGTTCAAAGGTGTCGACCAAACTCGACGTCTTGAACAGCCTGAGCCAGATCTGCGACCAGTTGATCGTCGGCGGCGGCATTGCCAATACGTTCCTGGCCGCTGCCGGTCACCCGGTCGGCAAGTCGCTGTACGAGCCGGACCTGCTGGACACCGCTCGCGCCATCGCCGCCAAGGTCAGCGTGCCGTTGCCGGTTGACGTCGTGGTTGCCAAGGAATTCGCTGAAAGCGCTGCAGCGACCGTCAAACTGATCGCTGACGTTGCCGCCGACGACATGATTCTCGACATCGGCCCACAGACCGCTGCCAACTTCGCCGAGCTGCTGAAATCGTCGAAAACCATCCTGTGGAACGGCCCGGTCGGCGTGTTCGAGTTCGACCAGTTCGGTAACGGCACCAAAGTGCTGGCCCAGGCCATCGCTGAAAGCCCGGCGTTCTCCATCGCGGGTGGCGGCGACACCTTGGCTGCCATCGACAAATATGGCGTTGCTGAACAAATCTCTTACATTTCTACCGGCGGCGGCGCGTTCCTCGAATTCGTCGAAGGCAAAGTGTTGCCAGCCGTTGAAGTCCTGGAAAGCCGGGCCAAGGCCTGA
- a CDS encoding MliC family protein produces MKGFIAITALALLAGCANLNPFQSSAPADNWTTWTCDSQAKVLWRYTDDSRKEVDVRLGGADQVYRLKQEPGASGSLYSNDMLAFHVKGEEGLVYWVATNDLIGRGCKAQ; encoded by the coding sequence ATGAAAGGTTTTATCGCCATTACGGCGTTGGCATTGCTGGCCGGGTGCGCCAATTTGAACCCGTTCCAGTCATCGGCACCGGCGGATAACTGGACCACCTGGACGTGCGACAGCCAGGCAAAAGTTCTTTGGCGCTACACCGACGACAGCCGTAAGGAAGTCGACGTGCGTCTGGGCGGCGCGGATCAGGTCTACCGCTTGAAGCAGGAGCCGGGCGCGTCGGGTTCGCTGTACAGCAACGATATGCTGGCGTTTCACGTAAAAGGTGAGGAAGGCTTGGTTTACTGGGTCGCCACCAATGATTTGATTGGGCGTGGTTGCAAGGCGCAATAA